attttattgaaataaatactAGAGGTTTTGTATtggaaaaacattttatttttattaagcaTTCATGGTTATTATACATTTGTAGACAGGTCTTCGGGTCTCTGGAaacataagaaaattttggtaatttagtaattgagtaaaaaaacattttataattatttatttaatttaaaatcgtgtccagatcaattttaaaaaatgacaaattcACAGGGAAATGgacggctgcccaatttcaaaacaaagggacaaatttttcaaattcaattttttagaatttatagTTGCAGttcgtatttaaaatttttgtttttgtcagttactgtgggaaattgggcagccgcggagagtaaattaaaacttggattttaatttttacattaaattgtACATTTCGTCCCATTATTGGGACTTCTTCAGCGACTTGACGTCTGTCTCAAAAACATTTAGTAGACGTTGGAGATTAAATGATCAATTGCTGAAGGTCCCAATAAAAGGACGAAGGTTcgatttatggtaaaaatttaatttctaaggTTTAATTTACTGTCCACTTtcctataaatttatgattttgtaAATATCTTTTAACGATTTAATATTATCAGAAATGAACGAATCTACATGGGTGAAAGTGTTGTACGCACTTTAAGACCGCCCGTTCACattatcatcataattatcttttttttttaattaataattagttattattaattattgtttttagggaaagttgaaaacatttttttttaatggacgTAAATAAGCAATAGCGTGTCAACTAACAGAGGGcattttgagaaaattttgttggaagatttaaaactatttttgaaaatttttcctgaAATTATTCGAGCCCTGCCTTTTGTgctttcattaattaatcaaaaaaattaatgtaattatttgaaGATCTGAATAAgaaagtcaataaaaaaaaactaaagtttTGTAGtacgaaatataaaaaaacaaaatatctaattgttaaaaatttttgataagacGATGGGTTTTGTGAAGTTACTAGTCGTCATTTAAATCCAATTAATCTCAATTGCTAAAATGATTACAGCAAAAATATTGTAACGTAAGAAGTTAattgcaagaaaaattttcaacttttaaaataacagacccagtatttttactaaattttaatacatgaagtgatcgagtactagttccttGATCGGGTACTGAGTCTCaccttaataaataaaaatttaattagtattcTAGTGATAACGTtccaaattatattaaatatatggacCTGCAATTTCGTATTACTCGAGTTACTTGACTCTGCTTTCTAGAATTTTATCTCAGATAATTAATTcgtgtcaataatttttaactttgattcgaaaaaaattttttagttactaAGGAATCATTTGGTACAAAAatatcaatcaattttttgtaagttgaCACGCGATTTCTTATCTACGTTCAAGTAATTCTTTAAATTTCTCCCAGAGAGTAAATCGCCATCAGAAATTGTCAgcttttaatatcaatatgcAGTCCCGGCGTGAGATTACTTTTCAAGAGTGGGGGTAAAAACCCACGGCGACTTATTCTCTgagagatttttttaaatttaatgcctAAAAAATGTGTTGAAGAACAGACGTACCACTCAAAGTCTCGGcaatctgtaaaaaaaaaatacaaacaaaaattagtatatttgtttttttcatattattaaatattgagtataaaatttatttaaaatcagttATTGAACATGATCAACAGTAGTAATAGTGTTGTACGCACTATTCAGACCGCCCGTTCGTTatcaatcatttaatttttaattacaacattcatttttaaaatttaaatttaaatttcaatatcaattacaaTTTACTTGTTACGAACTTGAATCActagtttattaatttgacgaaatggacaaataaaaatttgattactgtcaaataataaatgattacatggaaaaaaattttgaatgaaatttcCGAGTACTGATAATTGCCGACAATTTGACTGATAtgtaaattgttttatttaaaattctaatatgcggataaaacaaaaatgaatgagtaattttttttatatcgttcgatatttaaattgaaaataattcttgatataaagttattaaaatttcgtattgtaaaattaaaaaatttaccgatAATTAAGCGCTGAGTACACAGGCACCTCCAACAGCCTTGATTTTGTCTTCTGCTTTCTTACTGAAGAATTTAGCCTTAACAATAACGGGTTGATCAGGTAGACGCCCTTTGCCCAAAAGTTTGTAATAAccctatgaaaaaaaataaaatataatttttgtaaatttaaactcataaaattaatgatctctaagtcagcagacaattgaaaattttcggattttttccaacaatttaatcaaaagaaaaatatgcacatgcagaaaatttaaaaaactacaggtgcaattttttcaaatattttttattataatttatcatttaaaaaaaaatccaaaaattattagaagtcGGCTGacttatgatactgaagttagccgacgtctagtaattttcggattttttttaagcgagaaataataaaaagaaaatatttgaaaaaattgcacttgtagtcttttaaattttctacatgtgcatatttttagttttttatttttcttgaaatttaattggtaaaaaaaaaatcaaaaaatttttaattgtctgctgctTTCAGGATCgtgctgacttcagtatcatatcaatctaataatttttggatttttttagaaacgataaatttaaaaaaactaaaaatatgcacatgtagaaaatttaaaaaactacaggtgcaattttttcaaatatttctttttttataatttatcatttaaaaaaaaatccaatgaTTAGAAgtcggctgacttcagtatcatgtcaGTCACcggctaataatttttggattcttttaaaaacgataaattataaaaaaaaaatatttggaaaaattgcacctgcggttttttaaattttctacatgtgaatttttttctttcaattaaattgttgtaaaaaattcgaaaatttttaattgtctaacTTCCGGATCAAAAAACGATTGctactaaataattttccttacAGCCTTGGAAAGATCAATGACAGGAACTTTTCCATTGGTGTTGTCTTTGTATCTTAATCTAGTTTGCTCAGAAACAAGAGTCCATAATTTATCCAGATTAAGAGTTGGACACCATGTCGAGTTTTTGCGCACGTGATAATTTCTCATACCGAgctgatgaaaaataaaaaacaaaccgTTAATATTTACTAGTAATTTCCAGCggaaatacaaataaatacacaAGTAATTGATCAATTACCTTTCCGAAGTATCCAGGATGGTATTTGTCAAAGTTGATACGGTGGTGATGCAGACCTCCGGCATTACCACGACCTCCAGGATGTTTTCTATGTTTGCctgaagtaattaaaaaataaattaattattaatcagtaAATATTTGACGTACAAGTAAACGGGACAGACAAATCAATGActaattgattgattaattaattaattaaaggaGGAATTTTTTGAAGAGAAACTGAggttagaatttttaaaaagttgcgcgtgaaaaataaaatttaaatttctaaataaaactCACCAATACGACCGTGGCCGTGGCTTACGTGTCCACGAAGCTTCCTGGTCTTCTTTTTCGAGGTGgcctgtaaaaaaatttaaaaagataaattttgcTGCCATGTTTACACGACACACGCGAGCGGTTGACGCGGTtggaaataattgaaaataatggagatgatttaaaaatttcgggTAACTAAtaggattttttaattcaaaagtaattgagtttaataaataattgggattttaaattatttttgaacggatgtatgtaaaaatttcggatAAATTTGAGGAAAAATCGTGACACTCACCATCTTGATCGAATcgtaaagaaaaaagaatGGTGCGGATGATTATTTTTTGGCGCATGCGTTTGAAATGTCTGCAACGTTACCTATCGGGAGTTtggattattatatttttttttatttaatttgaattaaatacttttttttttttaagaaattataaataaatataaattatatgacggactgtcaaaataataatttttttttatctctagtaagttttattttattttttaaaaaaaggcgcgaaggtaaattaatttttatatagaatttattatgagtgtgaatgtaacagacgagacaaatttcaaattgcaaataaacgaattaaaaaatttaaaaaatgcacgcacttgttttcaaattttataaatacgcatttttttattttattcgatttttaattaattcacttatttcaaaattttttaaattgaaaattgtcAGCTACATTCACATGACACTGAAATTTACtgacgttttaaaattttcgaatttttttaaaaatgacagattataaaaaaagaaaatatttgaaaaattgcacttgtggttctttaaattttctacatgtgctttttttttttttttttttttttttttatacttcaaaTTGTGGAAAAAAGATTCAACAATTGTTAagtgtctgctaacttcagtatcattatattcacactcataatttaTTGGATTTCTCGGTGAATTTGAGGATCGATATAATTAGCGATAGATGAAAAAATGTGTTTATAAGATAAGTTATTTATAAGtctcataaaaataaacatttgttaagtttttgctaaaaaaatatgagtacGTAAgcagaataataatttaaaaatctgatactgaagttagccggcgtctgataatttttggatttttttaaaaacgataaattcatagaaaaaaaatattcaaaaaaattccacccagagtttttttgattttctacatgggcattttttagttttttttttttttgtaatttatttgcccgtatttaaataatttgaaaatcagtacgcgcattttttaaatttcattattttaataaattaatttatttattcaaaatttgaaaattatctcacgtctgctacattcactcaTATTTCGAATCGATATCGAATAGTTATATTCGATTCGATTATACTCATGTGATTCGACCCCTATTAttcagttaattaaaaaactaaagtacgcgtatttttaaaaaatttaaaaatccccgcgaattttttaaaattccatttatttaaaatttataaataatatctgCTAATCATATCTGCTACACACTCATAATTATGTGCGTGTACAGACTGTCAAATAACATATCGAAAGTTCGAATATCGAGTAATCGAACAGGCAACAATCGATAAGTATAAGAAAAGTTATTGAGAAAAGCGCAAACTTCAAGTCATAAAATTGTTGTAAAtgtaaaagtattgaaaaccGGTGTGTGATTTTCGATAGTACCATATTTTTCTTGACGTatgttacaaaatattaatttcacaaaatcttttacattaactaattaccgtaagaaattaaaatccgtaaaaaaaaaattatactcccgactaaaattacttatttgataaaatagtcaattttttttacctaaatataaataatacacGTCATACTTTTATGTCATacataaaatacatttaacatttactttttttttcaataaatttattttaattattagcaataatttaaatagttaattaattaattaattacattagtaattttaattatttaaaataaaaatcggttgttatttttatgatttttttttgcgctcCAAGTGTTACTCcgttgagtttttttttatttttaaaataattattttttaattataaataatgggaAAGCCTAAGAAAGGAAAACGTTCTGGTAAAGACGATGATCtgtaagtattaattattaatttattaattaatataataattttttttttttttaatttaacctgCAACAGTACAAATAATTTCACTAAATAACCAcatgcttttatttatttattgattatttatttgaatcatttaattatttgaattcaaaaattttttattgttaaattcaattattttatataattaaataaatttattatttctaattgtGATGTAATATAATTGGCagtagaatttatttatttaaaaaatataaaaatatgttttatgATGATGCAATTAATTCAGTGATCTAGCCAACAAAATTGAGGTTATAAAAA
The DNA window shown above is from Microplitis mediator isolate UGA2020A chromosome 1, iyMicMedi2.1, whole genome shotgun sequence and carries:
- the LOC130671305 gene encoding 60S ribosomal protein L27a: MATSKKKTRKLRGHVSHGHGRIGKHRKHPGGRGNAGGLHHHRINFDKYHPGYFGKLGMRNYHVRKNSTWCPTLNLDKLWTLVSEQTRLRYKDNTNGKVPVIDLSKAGYYKLLGKGRLPDQPVIVKAKFFSKKAEDKIKAVGGACVLSA